Proteins encoded within one genomic window of Anastrepha ludens isolate Willacy chromosome 4, idAnaLude1.1, whole genome shotgun sequence:
- the LOC128860238 gene encoding neuronal synaptobrevin isoform X1: protein MGKKDKKKEEAEPAPAADAPPAEGGAPGEGGDGEIVGGPRNPQQIAAQKRLQQTQAQVDEVVDIMRTNVEKVLERDQKLSELDDRADALQQGASQFEQQAGKLKRKFWLQNLKMMIIMGVIGLVVVGIIANKLGFIGGETQPQYPQYPQYMPPPPPQQQAQAPAGGTSSLVDGDSVGNKEQHGAV from the exons ATGGGCAAGAAAGACAAAAAGAAGGAAGA ggCGGAACCAGCACCAGCTGCCGATGCACCACCAGCCGAGGGTGGTGCCCCTGGTGAGGGTGGTGATGGCGAAATTGTTGGTGGACCACGTAATCCTCAGCAGATTGCAGCACAAAAAAGGTTACAGCAGACACAGGCACAAGTAGATGAG GTCGTCGACATTATGCGAACAAACGTGGAGAAGGTGCTTGAGAGAGATCAAAAACTTTCGGAATTGGATGATCGAGCTGATGCCTTACAGCAGGGTGCTTCGCAATTTGAGCAGCAAGCTGGCAAACTCAAACGAAAATTTTGGCTGCAAAATTTGAAG ATGATGATTATTATGGGCGTCATTGGGTTGGTCGTAGTGGGCATTATTGCAA ATAAACTAGGATTTATAGGCGGCGAAACACAGCCACAATATCCACAGTATCCACAATAtatgccaccaccaccaccacaacAACAGGCACAAGCGCCAGCTGGTGGCACCTCATCATTGGTTGACGGCGACAGTGTTGGCAACAAAGAGCAACATGGTGCAGTATAA
- the LOC128860238 gene encoding neuronal synaptobrevin isoform X2, translated as MAEPAPAADAPPAEGGAPGEGGDGEIVGGPRNPQQIAAQKRLQQTQAQVDEVVDIMRTNVEKVLERDQKLSELDDRADALQQGASQFEQQAGKLKRKFWLQNLKMMIIMGVIGLVVVGIIANKLGFIGGETQPQYPQYPQYMPPPPPQQQAQAPAGGTSSLVDGDSVGNKEQHGAV; from the exons ggCGGAACCAGCACCAGCTGCCGATGCACCACCAGCCGAGGGTGGTGCCCCTGGTGAGGGTGGTGATGGCGAAATTGTTGGTGGACCACGTAATCCTCAGCAGATTGCAGCACAAAAAAGGTTACAGCAGACACAGGCACAAGTAGATGAG GTCGTCGACATTATGCGAACAAACGTGGAGAAGGTGCTTGAGAGAGATCAAAAACTTTCGGAATTGGATGATCGAGCTGATGCCTTACAGCAGGGTGCTTCGCAATTTGAGCAGCAAGCTGGCAAACTCAAACGAAAATTTTGGCTGCAAAATTTGAAG ATGATGATTATTATGGGCGTCATTGGGTTGGTCGTAGTGGGCATTATTGCAA ATAAACTAGGATTTATAGGCGGCGAAACACAGCCACAATATCCACAGTATCCACAATAtatgccaccaccaccaccacaacAACAGGCACAAGCGCCAGCTGGTGGCACCTCATCATTGGTTGACGGCGACAGTGTTGGCAACAAAGAGCAACATGGTGCAGTATAA